One Nerophis lumbriciformis linkage group LG21, RoL_Nlum_v2.1, whole genome shotgun sequence DNA segment encodes these proteins:
- the LOC133620824 gene encoding glutathione S-transferase A-like, producing the protein MAEDMHLYWGSGSAPCWRVMIALEEKNLQGFKNTLLSFDKNEHKSPGVLAQNPRGQLPTFKHGDNILNESYAACFYLESQFKRQGSKLLPDGAAEQALVYQRMFEGVTFYDKLCAVIYYEWSVPEDERHESALKRNCEALATELHLWEGYLQAGPYLAGANFSLADVAVFPSVANLFRFGLTAVRYPKLAEYHTLLKDRPSVRASWPPHWQENPTGEDTLKDL; encoded by the exons ATGGCCGAAGATATGCATCTGTATTGGGGCTCCGGGTCTGCTCCGTGCTGGAGAGTCATGATCGCCCTGGAGGAGAAGAACCTGCAAGGCTTCAAGAATACGCTGCTTTCCTTCGACAAAAACGAGCACAAGTCACCCGGCGTTTTAGCCCAAAACCCCAGAGGACag CTTCCTACTTTCAAACATGGAGACAACATCCTGAATGAATCCTACGCAGCCTGCTTCTACCTGGAG AGTCAGTTCAAGCGTCAGGGGAGCAAGCTGCTCCCAGATGGCGCCGCGGAGCAAGCCCTGGTGTACCAGCGCATGTTCGAGGGGGTCACCTTCTACGACAAACTGT GCGCAGTCATCTACTACGAGTGGTCGGTGCCCGAAGACGAGCGGCACGAGTCGGCCTTGAAGAGAAACTGCGAGGCCCTTGCCACTGAGCTCCACCTGTGGGAGGGTTACCTGCAG GCGGGACCTTACCTGGCTGGAGCCAACTTCTCATTGGCTGACGTGGCTGTTTTCCCATCTGTGGCTAATCTTTTCAGATTTGG GCTGACTGCTGTGCGTTATCCGAAATTGGCTGAATATCACACCCTGCTGAAGGATCGACCCAGCGTCCGAGCCAGCTGGCCTCCTCACTGGCAGGAGAACCCCACTGGAGAAGACACACTCAAAGACCTCTGA
- the LOC133620825 gene encoding glutathione S-transferase A-like: MAKDMTLFWGAGSPPCWRVLITLEEKKLQGYNSHLLRFDKMEHKSQKVLDINPRGQLPTFKHGDKILNESYAACLYLEDQFKAQGTKLIPECPAERAKIYQRMFEGVPLGQKLGEVIYYEWKVPEAERHDSAVTRNRKALSDEIKLWEKYLQEGPGPFLSGKTFSMADVLVFPGIAYAFHYGLCPKSYPKLAEYYNNLKARKSIKDTWPSTWEEGKETKLKGI; encoded by the exons ATGGCCAAGGACATGACTCTCTTCTGGGGCGCCGGCTCGCCTCCGTGCTGGAGGGTGCTGATCACCCTGGAGGAGAAGAAGCTGCAGGGCTACAACAGCCACTTGCTGCGCTTTGACAAGATGGAGCACAAGTCGCAGAAGGTCTTGGACATCAACCCCAGAGGCCAA CTTCCGACCTTCAAACATGGAGACAAGATCCTGAATGAGTCCTACGCTGCGTGCTTGTACTTGGAG GACCAGTTCAAGGCCCAGGGCACCAAGCTGATCCCAGAGTGCCCTGCAGAACGTGCCAAGATATACCAGCGCATGTTTGAGGGCGTCCCCCTCGGCCAGAAGCTTG GAGAAGTTATCTACTATGAATGGAAGGTCCCGGAAGCGGAGAGACACGACTCTGCAGTGACGAGAAACCGGAAAGCGTTATCTGATGAAATCAAACTGTGGGAGAAATACCTGCAGGAG GGGCCAGGCCCTTTTCTGTCGGGAAAGACATTTTCAATGGCTGATGTCCTTGTTTTCCCAGGCATTGCCTACGCGTTCCACTATGG gttgtgtccTAAAAGTTACCCGAAACTGGCTGAATACTACAATAATTTGAAGGCTCGGAAGAGCATCAAAGACACGTGGCCTTCAACTTGGGAGGAAGGAAAGGAAACCAAACTCAAAGGCATCTAA